The Mycolicibacterium boenickei genome has a segment encoding these proteins:
- the murG gene encoding undecaprenyldiphospho-muramoylpentapeptide beta-N-acetylglucosaminyltransferase: protein MSEGKTGRATSGPRGQEPGDRGISIVLAGGGTAGHVEPAMAVADALRELDPQVRITALGTARGLETRLVPQRGYDLELITPVPLPRKPSGDLVRLPLRVRTAIRQTRSVLAGVEADVVIGFGGYVALPAYLAARGGFGLHGRRRAVPVVVHEANASAGLANRVGAVSARRVLSAVPEPGLRKVEVVGVPVRAAITSLDRAALRAEARAFFGFAPDAKVLLVFGGSQGAQSINRAVSAAAEALGAAGVSVLHAHGPKNTLDLPPAAAGAPPYVAVPYLDRMDLAYAAADLAICRSGAMTVAEVTAVGLPAVYVPLPIGNGEQRLNALPVVSAGGGIVIDDAELTGGFVADTVASLMTDDARLAEMTAAASLSGHPDAARRVAQVALDIAHAQRKRLQ from the coding sequence GTGAGCGAGGGTAAGACGGGCCGGGCGACATCTGGTCCTCGGGGGCAGGAACCCGGTGACCGGGGGATATCCATCGTTCTGGCCGGTGGCGGCACGGCAGGTCATGTCGAACCGGCGATGGCGGTGGCCGACGCACTCCGCGAACTCGATCCGCAGGTGCGGATCACCGCCCTCGGGACGGCCCGGGGGCTGGAAACCCGGTTGGTGCCCCAGCGCGGCTATGACCTCGAGCTGATCACCCCGGTGCCGCTTCCGCGCAAGCCGTCGGGTGATCTGGTGCGGTTGCCGCTGCGCGTGCGCACCGCGATCCGGCAGACCCGTTCGGTCCTGGCCGGCGTCGAGGCCGATGTGGTGATCGGGTTCGGCGGCTATGTCGCGCTGCCTGCCTACCTCGCCGCCCGCGGAGGCTTCGGCCTGCACGGACGTCGTCGCGCCGTCCCCGTGGTGGTGCACGAGGCCAATGCCAGCGCAGGCCTGGCCAACCGAGTCGGCGCGGTATCGGCGCGCCGCGTGCTCTCGGCGGTCCCCGAACCGGGGCTGCGCAAGGTCGAGGTGGTCGGGGTGCCTGTGCGCGCGGCGATCACCTCGCTGGACCGGGCCGCCTTGCGGGCCGAGGCCAGGGCATTCTTCGGATTCGCCCCAGACGCCAAGGTGCTGTTGGTGTTCGGCGGTTCGCAGGGCGCGCAGTCGATCAACCGTGCGGTGTCGGCGGCCGCCGAAGCCCTTGGCGCTGCGGGTGTTTCGGTGCTGCACGCGCACGGGCCGAAGAACACTCTCGACCTGCCGCCGGCCGCGGCGGGAGCACCGCCGTATGTCGCGGTGCCCTACCTGGACCGGATGGACCTGGCTTATGCCGCGGCGGATCTGGCGATCTGCCGGTCCGGCGCGATGACAGTGGCAGAGGTGACCGCGGTGGGACTGCCCGCGGTGTACGTCCCGCTGCCGATCGGCAACGGCGAGCAGCGGCTGAACGCGCTCCCCGTGGTGTCGGCCGGAGGGGGAATCGTCATCGACGATGCCGAGCTCACCGGCGGTTTCGTGGCCGACACGGTGGCAAGCCTGATGACCGACGATGCCCGGCTGGCAGAGATGACGGCCGCCGCGTCGTTGTCGGGTCATCCCGATGCCGCGAGACGGGTGGCGCAGGTCGCCCTCGACATCGCCCACGCTCAACGAAAGAGGCTGCAGTGA
- the murC gene encoding UDP-N-acetylmuramate--L-alanine ligase, whose protein sequence is MNGNSLPAELQRVHMVGIGGAGMSGVARILLDRGGLVSGSDAKESRGVVALRARGAEIRIGHDASSLDLLPDGPTAVVTTHAAIPKTNPELVEARRRGIPVILRPVVLAKLMAGYTTLMVTGTHGKTTTTSMLIVALQHSGFDPSFAVGGELGEAGTNAHHGSGKCFVAEADESDGSLLEYTPNVAVVTNIEADHLDFFGSEEAYTAVFSAFVDRIAPGGALVVCTDDPGAAALAEHTAALGIRVLRYGSTPSDDLAGTLLSWEQQGTGAVAHIQLAGEPHPRAVRLAVPGRHMALNALAALLAAVEVGAPAETVLDGLAGFEGVRRRFELVGSLGGVRVFDDYAHHPTEVRATLEAARTVVDQTGGRVIIAFQPHLYSRTATFATEFGAALSEADEVFVLDVYGAREQPLPGVSGATVAEHVSSAVTYVPDFSAVAAVVAAAARPGDVVLTMGAGDVTMLGKEIITELGIKENRTTPGRPSTGAP, encoded by the coding sequence GTGAACGGTAATTCACTTCCGGCCGAACTGCAGCGGGTGCACATGGTCGGGATCGGGGGCGCCGGGATGTCCGGCGTGGCCCGCATCCTGCTGGACCGTGGCGGCCTGGTTTCCGGGTCGGACGCCAAGGAGTCGCGCGGTGTGGTGGCGCTGCGGGCCCGCGGTGCCGAGATCCGCATCGGTCACGACGCGTCGTCACTGGACCTGCTGCCGGACGGGCCGACCGCGGTCGTCACCACCCATGCCGCGATCCCGAAGACCAATCCGGAACTGGTCGAGGCCCGGCGGCGCGGAATCCCGGTGATCCTGCGCCCGGTGGTGCTGGCCAAGCTCATGGCGGGTTACACCACGTTGATGGTGACCGGTACCCACGGCAAGACCACCACCACGTCGATGCTCATCGTCGCGTTGCAGCACAGCGGTTTCGACCCGTCCTTCGCCGTGGGCGGTGAGTTGGGCGAGGCGGGGACCAACGCCCATCACGGCAGCGGCAAGTGCTTTGTCGCCGAGGCCGACGAGAGTGACGGCTCGCTGCTGGAATACACCCCGAATGTCGCGGTGGTCACCAACATCGAAGCCGACCACCTGGACTTCTTCGGCAGCGAGGAGGCCTACACCGCGGTGTTCTCCGCGTTCGTCGACCGCATCGCGCCGGGCGGCGCCCTCGTGGTGTGCACCGATGACCCAGGAGCCGCCGCACTCGCCGAACACACTGCCGCACTGGGTATCCGGGTACTGCGATACGGCAGCACACCGAGCGACGATCTGGCCGGCACCTTGCTGAGCTGGGAGCAGCAGGGGACCGGCGCGGTGGCCCACATCCAGCTCGCCGGAGAGCCGCACCCGCGTGCGGTCCGGCTCGCGGTGCCCGGCAGGCACATGGCACTCAACGCCCTCGCCGCACTGCTGGCCGCTGTAGAGGTGGGCGCACCCGCCGAGACCGTCCTCGACGGGCTGGCCGGATTCGAGGGTGTACGGCGGCGTTTCGAGCTGGTGGGTTCACTCGGCGGGGTCCGGGTCTTCGACGACTATGCGCACCATCCCACCGAGGTGCGGGCCACGCTCGAGGCGGCCCGCACCGTCGTCGACCAGACCGGTGGTCGGGTCATCATCGCCTTTCAACCGCATTTGTATTCGCGCACAGCGACTTTCGCGACAGAGTTCGGTGCTGCGCTCAGCGAAGCCGACGAAGTCTTCGTGCTCGACGTCTACGGCGCGCGGGAGCAGCCACTGCCCGGTGTCAGCGGTGCCACCGTCGCCGAGCATGTGAGCTCGGCGGTCACCTACGTGCCGGATTTCTCGGCGGTGGCTGCTGTGGTGGCGGCCGCGGCGCGCCCCGGTGACGTGGTGCTCACCATGGGTGCCGGTGACGTGACCATGCTCGGCAAGGAGATCATCACCGAACTCGGTATCAAGGAGAACCGCACGACCCCGGGCCGTCCCTCGACGGGTGCGCCGTGA
- a CDS encoding cell division protein FtsQ/DivIB, with amino-acid sequence MPPAAGSDVPPAAEADYEGPRRRARRERAERRAARDRAVAIENARREAKRRVVGQSAAAPNTVARSTIRGLKVLLWSALASVVAVALGLVLYFTPVMSARNVAVSGAAAVPQEQVLAAAAVAPGTPLLQVNTDAVAERVATIRRIATARVQREYPSTLRITVVERVPVVVKDYPDGPHLFDRDGVDFATEPPPPTLPYLDADHPGPTDPATKAALEVMLALPPDVVAQVGRIAAPSVASIALTLTDGRVVVWGTNDRTDEKALKLAALLTQPGRTYDVSSPDLPTVK; translated from the coding sequence GTGCCGCCCGCGGCAGGATCTGATGTGCCGCCCGCGGCAGAAGCCGACTATGAGGGCCCACGCCGCCGCGCCCGCCGCGAGCGCGCCGAGCGGCGCGCGGCACGGGACCGGGCGGTGGCGATCGAGAATGCCCGCCGGGAGGCCAAGCGCAGGGTGGTCGGGCAGTCGGCTGCTGCTCCGAACACTGTGGCCCGCAGCACTATTCGTGGTCTGAAGGTCTTGCTGTGGTCCGCGCTGGCGAGTGTGGTCGCGGTGGCGTTGGGTCTGGTCCTGTACTTCACGCCGGTCATGTCGGCCCGCAACGTCGCGGTCAGTGGTGCGGCCGCGGTGCCGCAGGAGCAGGTGCTGGCCGCGGCCGCGGTGGCACCGGGCACGCCGCTGTTGCAGGTCAACACCGATGCGGTCGCCGAGCGGGTGGCCACCATCCGGCGGATCGCCACGGCCCGGGTGCAGCGCGAGTACCCCTCGACGTTGCGGATCACGGTCGTCGAGCGGGTTCCGGTAGTGGTCAAGGACTATCCCGACGGTCCGCACCTGTTCGACCGCGACGGCGTGGATTTCGCCACCGAGCCGCCACCGCCGACCCTGCCTTACCTGGACGCCGACCATCCGGGCCCGACGGATCCGGCCACCAAGGCGGCGCTCGAGGTGATGCTGGCGCTGCCGCCCGATGTGGTGGCACAGGTGGGACGGATCGCCGCGCCGTCGGTGGCCTCGATCGCGTTGACGCTCACCGACGGTCGGGTCGTGGTGTGGGGGACCAACGACCGGACCGACGAGAAGGCGCTGAAGCTGGCCGCCCTGCTGACCCAGCCGGGCCGTACCTATGACGTGTCCAGCCCGGATCTGCCCACTGTCAAGTAG
- the ftsZ gene encoding cell division protein FtsZ — MTPPHNYLAVIKVVGIGGGGVNAVNRMIEQGLKGVEFIAINTDAQALLMSDADVKLDVGRDSTRGLGAGADPEVGRKAAEDAKDDIEELLRGADMVFVTAGEGGGTGTGGAPVVASIARKLGALTVGVVTRPFSFEGKRRSNQAENGIQTLRESCDTLIVIPNDRLLQMGDAAVSLMDAFRSADEVLLNGVQGITDLITTPGLINVDFADVKGVMSGAGTALMGIGSARGDGRALKAAEIAINSPLLEASMEGAQGVLLSVAGGSDLGLFEINEAASLVQDAAHPEANIIFGTVIDDSLGDEVRVTVIAAGFDMAGPSRKPVVSPSAAPTQPIASARSGKVTTSLFEPNDAASVPAHTNGATVSVGGDGDGGISDDDVDVPPFMRH; from the coding sequence ATGACCCCCCCGCATAACTACCTCGCGGTAATCAAGGTGGTTGGTATCGGCGGCGGCGGTGTCAACGCCGTCAACCGGATGATCGAACAGGGCCTCAAGGGCGTCGAGTTCATCGCCATCAACACCGACGCACAGGCACTGCTGATGAGCGACGCCGACGTCAAGCTCGACGTGGGTCGCGATTCCACCCGCGGACTCGGCGCAGGCGCGGATCCCGAGGTGGGCCGCAAGGCTGCCGAGGATGCCAAGGACGACATCGAGGAGCTGCTGCGCGGCGCCGACATGGTGTTCGTCACCGCAGGCGAGGGCGGCGGCACCGGAACCGGTGGCGCACCCGTCGTCGCATCGATCGCACGCAAGCTCGGCGCCCTCACCGTCGGCGTGGTGACGCGACCGTTCTCGTTCGAGGGCAAGCGGCGAAGCAACCAGGCGGAGAACGGCATCCAGACGCTGCGCGAGAGCTGCGACACCCTCATCGTCATCCCCAACGACCGGCTGCTCCAGATGGGCGATGCCGCCGTGTCGCTGATGGACGCCTTCCGCAGTGCCGACGAGGTGCTGCTCAACGGTGTCCAGGGCATCACCGACCTGATCACCACCCCCGGCCTGATCAACGTCGACTTCGCCGACGTCAAGGGCGTGATGAGCGGCGCGGGTACGGCGCTGATGGGCATCGGCTCGGCGCGCGGAGACGGTCGCGCGCTCAAGGCGGCCGAGATCGCGATCAACTCGCCGCTGCTGGAAGCCTCGATGGAAGGCGCGCAGGGCGTGCTGCTGTCGGTGGCCGGCGGCAGCGACCTGGGCCTGTTCGAGATCAACGAGGCCGCCTCGCTCGTCCAGGATGCGGCGCATCCCGAGGCCAACATCATCTTCGGAACGGTGATCGACGACTCGCTGGGCGACGAGGTCCGGGTCACGGTCATCGCGGCCGGCTTCGACATGGCCGGCCCCAGCCGCAAGCCGGTGGTCAGCCCAAGCGCGGCACCGACCCAGCCGATCGCCTCGGCCCGCTCCGGCAAGGTGACCACCTCGCTGTTCGAACCGAACGACGCGGCGAGCGTCCCGGCGCACACGAATGGCGCCACCGTGAGTGTCGGTGGCGACGGAGACGGCGGGATCTCCGACGACGATGTCGACGTCCCGCCGTTCATGCGGCACTGA
- the pgeF gene encoding peptidoglycan editing factor PgeF, which produces MSVRIRRVTTTRAGGVSAPPFDSFNLGDHVGDDPRAVAQNRRRLAAAVGADALVWMNQVHSDHVVTVDGPRDTAVDNADALVTKTPGLALVVVTADCVPVLMGDARAGVIAAVHAGRVGAAKGIVPRTLEAMQAAGAHVGDISVLLGPAVSGANYEVPEQMAAEVEAALPGSRTTTSSGTPGLDLRAGIARQLTDLGVTAIDVDPRCTVADRALFSHRRDAPTGRLASVVWMEQPR; this is translated from the coding sequence GTGAGTGTGCGTATTCGGCGGGTGACGACAACCCGCGCCGGCGGTGTCTCGGCCCCGCCCTTCGATTCGTTCAACCTCGGCGACCATGTCGGCGACGATCCGCGAGCGGTGGCGCAGAACCGGCGGCGGCTGGCGGCCGCGGTGGGGGCCGATGCGCTGGTCTGGATGAATCAGGTACACAGCGATCACGTCGTCACCGTGGACGGTCCGCGCGACACCGCGGTCGATAATGCCGACGCATTGGTGACGAAGACTCCGGGTTTGGCTTTGGTCGTGGTGACCGCCGATTGTGTCCCGGTATTAATGGGCGATGCCCGTGCCGGGGTCATCGCGGCAGTCCATGCCGGGCGGGTCGGCGCGGCGAAGGGCATCGTGCCCCGGACGCTGGAAGCGATGCAGGCCGCCGGCGCGCACGTGGGGGACATCTCGGTACTGCTCGGACCTGCGGTCAGCGGTGCGAACTACGAGGTGCCCGAACAGATGGCGGCCGAGGTGGAGGCGGCTCTGCCCGGCTCGCGCACCACCACCTCGAGCGGCACGCCCGGCCTGGATCTCCGGGCTGGAATTGCCCGCCAATTAACGGATTTGGGTGTCACGGCGATCGACGTGGACCCGCGGTGCACGGTCGCCGACCGCGCGCTGTTCAGCCATCGCCGCGACGCACCGACCGGACGCCTGGCGAGTGTGGTGTGGATGGAGCAGCCCCGGTGA
- a CDS encoding YggS family pyridoxal phosphate-dependent enzyme, translating to MSTVQRGRDADRTAELTAALGAARARLARAAESVGRNVNEIELLPITKYFPATDVIILNQLGCLAFGESREQEAADKVANVRAELPDVPIRWHMVGRIQRKKARAVAGWAHTAHSVDSMRLLTALDRAAGEALAAGARAQPLRVYIQISLDGDTERGGVDVNAPALVDEICGSANAAEALEFVGLMGIPPLEWDPDDAFARLAAERERVQRDYQHRLELSAGMSADLESAVKHGSTCVRVGTALMGQRPLTSPAVVTPVTSSSQTPPPPSAEGSPR from the coding sequence ATGAGCACCGTGCAGCGCGGGCGTGACGCCGATCGGACGGCCGAGTTGACCGCCGCGCTCGGTGCGGCGCGGGCGCGTCTGGCACGTGCCGCAGAATCGGTCGGGCGAAATGTAAATGAAATCGAATTGCTTCCGATTACGAAATACTTTCCGGCGACCGATGTCATTATTCTCAACCAATTAGGGTGCCTGGCATTCGGTGAATCCCGCGAACAAGAGGCCGCCGATAAAGTCGCCAATGTGCGCGCGGAATTACCGGATGTGCCGATTCGCTGGCACATGGTGGGGCGCATCCAGCGGAAGAAGGCGCGGGCCGTCGCCGGCTGGGCGCACACCGCCCACTCGGTGGACAGCATGCGGCTGCTGACCGCGCTGGACCGGGCCGCAGGCGAGGCGCTGGCCGCCGGAGCGCGGGCCCAGCCGCTGCGGGTCTACATCCAGATCAGCCTCGACGGAGATACCGAGCGGGGCGGTGTCGACGTGAATGCCCCCGCGCTCGTCGACGAAATCTGTGGGTCAGCGAACGCCGCCGAGGCGTTGGAGTTCGTCGGTCTGATGGGAATCCCGCCGCTCGAATGGGATCCCGATGACGCATTCGCGCGCCTGGCCGCCGAGCGGGAGCGCGTGCAGCGCGACTACCAGCACCGGCTCGAACTGTCGGCGGGGATGTCGGCAGATCTCGAAAGCGCGGTCAAACACGGATCGACGTGTGTGCGTGTCGGTACCGCGCTCATGGGGCAACGCCCGCTAACGTCACCCGCAGTAGTCACTCCAGTCACATCTTCATCACAGACACCACCACCACCGTCCGCAGAAGGGTCGCCGAGATGA
- a CDS encoding cell division protein SepF, with amino-acid sequence MSTLHKVKAYFGMAPMEDYDDEYYEDDDRGAARSYARRPRDERFEEDGYGYEGAEYDEGPAYRGGYPGGGFADEQRFDARMRAPREFDRPAPRLGSLAGSTRGSLAMDPRRMAELFEAGSPLAKITTLRPKDYSEARTIGERFRDGTPVIMDLVSMDNADAKRLVDFAAGLAFALRGSFDKVATKVFLLSPADVDVSAEQRRRIAEAGFYAYQ; translated from the coding sequence ATGAGCACACTGCACAAGGTCAAGGCCTACTTCGGCATGGCGCCGATGGAGGACTACGACGACGAGTACTACGAAGACGACGACCGCGGAGCTGCGCGCAGCTACGCCCGCCGCCCCCGTGACGAGCGCTTCGAGGAAGACGGCTACGGCTACGAGGGCGCCGAGTACGACGAGGGCCCGGCCTATCGGGGCGGCTACCCGGGTGGTGGTTTCGCCGACGAGCAGCGGTTCGATGCCCGGATGCGCGCCCCCCGCGAATTCGACCGTCCCGCACCGCGTCTCGGCTCGCTCGCCGGTTCCACCCGCGGTTCTCTGGCTATGGACCCCCGCCGGATGGCAGAGCTGTTCGAAGCGGGCAGCCCGCTGGCGAAGATCACCACCCTGCGGCCCAAGGACTACAGCGAGGCGCGCACCATCGGCGAACGGTTCCGCGACGGCACCCCGGTGATCATGGACCTGGTCTCGATGGACAACGCCGATGCCAAGCGCCTGGTCGACTTCGCGGCCGGCCTGGCGTTCGCGCTGCGCGGCTCCTTCGACAAGGTGGCCACGAAGGTGTTCCTGCTGTCGCCGGCTGACGTCGACGTCAGCGCCGAGCAGCGACGCCGGATCGCCGAGGCCGGCTTCTACGCCTATCAGTGA
- a CDS encoding YggT family protein: MSLFFEILGFALFIFWLLLIARVVVEFIRSFSRDWHPKGLTVVVLELIMTVTDPPVKLLRRLIPQLTIGAVRFDLSIMVLLLAAFIGMQLAFNAAM; the protein is encoded by the coding sequence TTGTCGCTGTTCTTCGAAATTCTCGGTTTCGCGCTGTTCATCTTCTGGCTGCTGCTCATCGCGCGCGTCGTCGTCGAGTTCATCCGGTCCTTCAGCCGCGACTGGCACCCCAAGGGTCTGACCGTCGTGGTGCTTGAGCTCATCATGACCGTGACCGACCCGCCCGTGAAACTGCTGCGGCGGCTCATTCCCCAGCTCACGATAGGCGCCGTGCGGTTCGACCTGTCGATCATGGTGCTGCTGCTCGCGGCGTTCATCGGGATGCAGCTGGCGTTCAACGCGGCGATGTAG
- the wag31 gene encoding DivIVA-like cell division protein Wag31, which produces MPLTPADVHNVAFSKPPIGKRGYNEDEVDAFLDLVENELTRLIEENADLRQRVSELDQELASARAGGGAQSTQSIPLYEPEPEPTPAPQPVYEAPAAPVAPAAPPSEDTAVRAARVLSLAQDTADRLTSTAKAESEKLLSDARAQADAMVSDARKTAETTVSEARTRADAMLADAQTRSETQLRQAQEKADALQADAERKHSEIMGTINQQRTVLEGRLEQLRTFEREYRTRLKTYLESQLEELGQRGSAAPVDSSANNDSAGGFSQFNRGNN; this is translated from the coding sequence ATGCCGCTCACACCAGCGGACGTCCATAACGTCGCGTTCAGCAAGCCGCCCATCGGCAAACGTGGCTACAACGAGGACGAGGTCGATGCCTTTCTCGATCTGGTTGAGAACGAGCTGACTCGGCTCATCGAGGAAAACGCCGATCTCCGGCAGCGGGTGTCCGAGCTCGATCAGGAGCTCGCATCGGCACGGGCCGGCGGCGGCGCTCAGTCCACCCAGTCCATCCCGCTCTACGAGCCGGAGCCCGAGCCGACGCCGGCACCCCAGCCGGTTTACGAGGCCCCGGCGGCGCCGGTCGCCCCTGCCGCGCCGCCCAGCGAGGACACCGCAGTGCGTGCCGCCCGGGTGCTCAGCCTGGCGCAGGACACCGCCGACCGTCTGACCTCCACGGCCAAGGCCGAGTCGGAGAAGCTGCTCTCGGATGCCCGGGCCCAGGCCGACGCCATGGTCAGCGACGCCCGCAAGACCGCCGAGACCACGGTCTCGGAGGCCCGGACGCGTGCCGACGCCATGCTGGCCGACGCGCAGACCCGTTCGGAGACCCAGCTGCGTCAGGCCCAGGAGAAGGCGGATGCCCTCCAGGCCGATGCCGAGCGCAAGCACTCCGAGATCATGGGCACGATCAACCAGCAGCGCACGGTCCTCGAAGGCCGCCTGGAGCAGCTGCGCACGTTCGAGCGTGAGTACCGGACGCGTCTGAAGACCTACCTGGAGTCTCAGCTGGAAGAGCTGGGCCAGCGCGGTTCGGCCGCGCCGGTGGACTCCAGTGCCAACAACGACTCGGCGGGCGGTTTCAGCCAGTTCAACCGCGGCAATAACTAA
- a CDS encoding phosphoribosyltransferase, with protein MNAWSLRASRDRIYQDRHEAGRVLADQLMSYRDRPDVLVLGLARGGVPIAAEVASRLHAPLDVFVVRKLGVPQWPELAMGAVASGGGLVLNDGLVDRLGIDEDTIAETIRRETAEIERREQAYRGGRPAPELPGRTVILVDDGIATGATMLAAVRAVRAAARVVVAVPVGPSTLSSQLRDEADDVVCASTPAMFEAVGQAFVDFHQVSDDEVRRLLAEPTVGPGAS; from the coding sequence ATGAACGCCTGGAGTCTGCGAGCCAGCAGAGATCGCATCTACCAGGACCGCCACGAAGCGGGCCGGGTCCTGGCCGATCAACTGATGTCCTATCGGGACCGACCCGACGTGCTCGTCCTGGGTCTGGCCCGGGGCGGGGTCCCGATCGCCGCCGAAGTCGCCTCCCGCCTCCACGCCCCGCTCGACGTCTTCGTGGTCCGCAAGCTGGGCGTGCCCCAGTGGCCGGAACTGGCCATGGGCGCGGTGGCCTCCGGCGGCGGTCTGGTGCTCAACGACGGCCTGGTCGATCGCCTGGGCATCGACGAGGACACCATCGCCGAGACCATCCGGCGAGAGACCGCCGAGATCGAGCGCCGGGAGCAGGCCTATCGCGGAGGGCGTCCGGCTCCTGAGCTTCCCGGCCGAACGGTGATCCTGGTCGACGACGGTATCGCCACCGGCGCCACGATGCTGGCCGCGGTCCGCGCCGTCCGGGCGGCTGCGCGGGTCGTGGTGGCGGTACCGGTGGGTCCGTCCACCCTGAGCAGCCAGCTACGGGATGAGGCCGACGACGTGGTGTGCGCGAGCACCCCGGCCATGTTCGAAGCCGTGGGTCAGGCGTTCGTGGATTTTCACCAGGTCAGCGACGACGAGGTACGCCGCCTGCTGGCCGAGCCCACCGTGGGGCCGGGCGCGAGTTAG
- a CDS encoding type 1 glutamine amidotransferase produces the protein MTPKVLFLRNDRTATEAMLADVFTECGFDIDTFDVVPPERDDDPAGDVTFPDPTRYDVIVPLGARWAAYDEALVSSWVGAEMAMVRRAVESGVGVLGVCFGGQLIAQALGGSVSRSPEPEIGWYDVATDDGQLVPGGRWFQWHFDRWTLPPGATEIARTPAASQAFVLGTALALQFHPELDSELLEVWLAHDRDGDAAGIGRSHDELRLQTKEFTDDAAARLRTLVRGFLNRVVRAEPST, from the coding sequence GTGACACCGAAGGTTCTGTTCCTGCGCAACGATCGCACGGCCACCGAGGCCATGCTCGCCGACGTCTTCACCGAGTGCGGATTCGACATCGACACGTTCGACGTCGTCCCGCCCGAGCGCGACGACGACCCCGCCGGAGATGTCACCTTTCCCGACCCGACCCGGTACGACGTGATCGTTCCGCTGGGCGCGCGTTGGGCGGCCTACGACGAAGCCCTGGTCAGCAGCTGGGTCGGAGCCGAGATGGCCATGGTCCGCCGCGCGGTCGAGTCCGGGGTCGGCGTGCTCGGAGTGTGCTTCGGTGGCCAACTCATCGCGCAGGCCCTCGGCGGATCGGTCAGCAGGTCACCCGAGCCCGAGATCGGCTGGTACGACGTGGCCACCGACGACGGGCAGCTGGTTCCCGGTGGCCGATGGTTCCAGTGGCATTTCGACCGCTGGACCCTTCCGCCCGGCGCCACCGAGATCGCCCGCACGCCCGCTGCCTCACAGGCGTTCGTGCTGGGCACGGCGCTGGCGCTGCAGTTCCACCCGGAGCTCGATTCCGAGCTGCTGGAGGTCTGGCTGGCCCACGACCGCGACGGGGACGCGGCGGGGATCGGCCGTAGCCACGACGAATTACGCTTGCAAACAAAGGAATTCACCGACGATGCGGCCGCTCGGCTGCGCACGCTGGTCCGCGGCTTCCTGAACCGGGTGGTCCGGGCGGAACCGTCGACGTAG
- a CDS encoding response regulator — protein sequence MREVLVVDDDFMVAEIHRRFVDRVDGYRTVSVARNGTEALAAAAELRPDLILLDVYLPDMTGLEVLRRLRAEGNRVGVIMVTAARELDTVRGALDGGAADYLVKPFEFDQLQAKLMAFAARAEALAAEGGADQSTIDALFGGPVAVLPKGLGAETGRLVMDSVRGAGEVSAAECAELVGISRVSARRYLEHYLSTGALELRLQYGAGRPERRYRAK from the coding sequence ATGCGTGAGGTACTGGTCGTCGACGACGACTTCATGGTGGCCGAGATACATCGCCGCTTCGTCGACCGCGTCGACGGCTACCGCACGGTGTCGGTGGCGCGCAACGGAACCGAGGCGCTCGCGGCGGCCGCCGAACTTCGTCCCGACCTGATCCTGCTCGACGTCTACCTGCCGGACATGACCGGGTTGGAGGTGCTCCGACGGTTGCGCGCCGAGGGCAATCGCGTCGGCGTCATCATGGTCACCGCCGCCCGCGAACTCGACACGGTGCGTGGTGCGTTGGACGGCGGGGCCGCCGATTATCTGGTCAAACCGTTCGAGTTCGATCAACTGCAGGCGAAACTGATGGCCTTCGCAGCGCGCGCCGAGGCGCTGGCAGCCGAGGGCGGTGCGGATCAATCGACCATCGACGCGCTGTTCGGCGGTCCGGTCGCAGTCCTGCCGAAGGGACTCGGAGCCGAAACCGGACGCCTGGTCATGGATTCGGTCCGCGGCGCGGGCGAGGTATCTGCCGCCGAATGCGCTGAGCTGGTGGGTATTTCACGGGTCAGCGCGCGCCGCTACCTTGAGCACTACCTGAGCACGGGCGCCCTCGAGCTGCGGCTGCAATACGGTGCCGGTCGCCCCGAGCGACGTTACCGGGCCAAGTAG